The DNA region ACACGTACCGATGTCCTTGCACGAAGGCAACCGTGCGATTCGTGTCTGATGCCGTCTTGTCGTTCTGAATGGTCTGAGGGAGTTCGAGGCTCTCGGAAAGAAATATCACCTTTTGTTCCTCTCCGTGTCGCCACGACCCATCTCGACTCATCTGAGCGACTGCAGCACTCACCTCGTCACGTTGTTGTGCGGTCAGGTCGTCGTGTGCCTTGACGCCCGCCTCGGTCAGTTCGACGCTGTCGACCATGCCGGTGATTCTCGGCACCGCCGTCTTGATTTCTCCATCTGTGTAAAACGCGAGGTGACTCACCGGCTTGAACGACCGTCCGACTTGGCAGAAGTAGAGCCCGTATTTCTCGTACTCAGGCCACGCACGACGAGCCGCAACGACGAGTACGCGATCCTCTTTGCCGCTCGTGAGCCCCTCGTCGTAGATGAATCGTACCAGTTCGCGCAGGAGGAACGCCTCGCGTTCGGTAGGGACGGTCATCATTTCATCGGTCGTGCCAATATCGCGGTCGAGAACGGCCTCGACTGCATCGACGATGTCGTCGAAGTTCGCCCACACGATGCGCCCATCTCGGGGAAGCTCCCCCGTGGGTGCTTCTGCATCTGGAGTTAGTACGACGAGGCGTTCAGTATCGCCAAGAGCCGAGAGGTGGCGTTCGAGTTGGTCGCGGTCGACTGCATCTCGTGCCGTCTTGGTCTCGAACCACACCGCGTTCGATGAGCGAATAACTGCGTCTGGTACTGAGTCGACGCCGCTCACTTGGTTCTCGAACGTGATGAGCTGGAAGTCAGACTCGTCGAGGACGGTTTCGAGGATCTCTTCGAGAAGTGCGCTGTTGATGTGCTCGAAGACGGCCAACAAGGTGGATGTGACGCGGTTCTCCCCTTGGGTGTAGGTGGAAAAGAGTGGGTTCGTCATGGCTATCTCACCCTGTTGAGCGCGTCGCGGCGATCTTCGACGGGCGTCGGGTCGTATCTCATAGTAGTCTCCGGGCTCTTGTGACGCAACTGAGCCTATCGAATGCAAAATATCGTTCTCGTGTTATGTAGATGGCGACTAACTAACGTATCGTCTCCCAACTCGTAGCCTGGTCTACACACTCAGCAGTACCCGTTTGTGCTCGTTGTATCCGAGAAAATGCGCCGGCCGGGACCGAGCAAACCAAAGGTTTGCGAGGGTCGGCCGGCGTACGACCGAAGGGAGTGCGCCGGCCGGGATTCGAACCCGGGCCATGAGCTTGGAAGGTACAATTAAATGATAAGTCTGAAAACAGACCTATTCACGAACCTGCCAGGCCAATAAGCCCACCACTCGCAGACACACTTCGGAGACCGTCGCTCCGCCCCTCATTCATTGTAGCTGGCACATCCCTGAGTCACATGTGATAACATCAACCACCTACTTATATACCTGCGACTTGAGCCTCGGGCTTAGAATCACACAACCCAATGTGATTTCCGCCGCACTGTCGACGGTGAGATTCGCTCGCTGAATTAAGACATAGACGAACGATCACCCGAAAGAGTATCTGGCCAGGACATTAACTCTGCGTTCGACGAACGAAATCGTCGAGTTTTGCTTCGATGAGTGTCGCGACGCGCTCGCTGTATTTCCAGAGTGCTGCGTTAAGTCGCTCTTCGGTCTCGTCGTCGAGACCGTCTCGCCCACGGAGGACGGAGTCCTTAGTGATCTGTGGATGATAGACACAGACGACGCCAAGTGAGGTATCCGAGCTTGAGGTCCCCGCCGTGTGGATTCCGTACTGATCGGTCCCCCAGACACCATCGCCGCCCTGTCGCTCCAGTTCCGAGTCGAGCGCATCGAGGAGTTGCACCTCTTCAGGGGAGAGGAGAGGATCGTCGCCTTCAAACAGTTCAGTGTACGCCTCTCTCCGGGCACTCTTCGTCCACTGGTCCAACTGGGAACGCGCCCGTAGTACGAGCTGTCGTTCGTCTGGAAACTCGGCCATGCTTCTAGGATGGCGGCCAGATGAATCAACGTTCGGCCAACGTTGGCGACCGGTGGGCGTGGTGACGTCGATTGGGAACCGTTCGGTCGCAAAGAGAACGAAGGCGAAGACGACGAGCATCTCGGCCGTCACCGACGTTGAGGCCAGACCCTGAACTGCCAAAGAATTTAGTAATCTCCTCTGCTGGTCCGACCTGCCAACAAACAAGTTTAGACGGGCGTACAACTCACCCCCGTTGGAAGCCACGCAAGCTTTGTCCTAACCGCCTACGGCGGGGTGAGGACGAGGTGGTTGACAGATGGTCCGATTCTGTACACACAAATAAAGAATGAAGGGACCTTTATGTCAATATGACTGAACAGGGAGACCGTCAGCATTGGTTTTCGGACCATGTTGTACTGTCGATCTTGGCGGTAGTGAGCGGCGTTCTCGGCCTACTTTTCGTTTTCACACAGCTTCAGTATATCTTGCTCGCGATCGTCCTCGCATACGTTCTCGCACCCGCACAACGGAAGCTCGAGCGCCACACGAGCTCAGCTCCGGCTGCCCTCATCCTCATTTCGCTTTCGGTATTTGTACTCTTCATCCCGGTCGCGTATCTCCTCACAGTTGCAATTCAGCAGGGACTGGGGCTGCTAACCGCCCTGCAAGAAGGAGGACTCAGTCTGGACACCGTTCAGGATCGAATCGAAACCATTGGCTATGTAATCGATCTCGATCTATTGTATGCGACATATCAAGAGCCAATCGCGACCGGGTTGCAGCGTCTCGCAACCGGCGCGGTAACCGTCATCGGCGGTCTCCCTGGTATGCTGATCGGACTCACCGTGACGGTCTTCGTACTCTTTGCGTTATTGCGAGACGGTGAACAGTTCGTCACATGGCTGCAGTCGATTGTCCCCCTCTCTGATCACGTAGAGCGAGAACTCATTAGAGAACCTGACGCCCTCATGTGGGCGTCTGTCATCGGGAACGTCGCCGTCGCGGGGGTCCAAGCGGTACTACTCGGCATCGGATTGGCGCTCGTTGGCATGCCCGGGGTTGTGTTCTTGACCGTGGCAACGTTTGTCCTCACGTTGCTCCCCCTCGTTGGGGCATTCGGTGTCTGGCTTCCGGTTTCGGGCTACCTGCTCGCAATCGGTCGCCCCACTGCAGCGGTACTGCTTTTCGTCTACGGGTCGGTGGTCAGCGCCTCGGACATCTACCTTCGCCCGGCGATCATCAACCGGAGCGGAGCGATCAACGTCGCGACCATCGTCGTGGGTATCTTCGGGGGAATCGTTCTGTTTGGGGCGATTGGCCTGTTCGTCGGCCCCGTCATACTCGGCGGCTCGAAGGTCGTCCTTGACCTGTTTGCCCAGGAGCGAGCGGACTCAACCGTTGGCCGATAGACGATCGCTTCCGCCGATAGAGAGAACGAGACACATTGTCATAGACAGTAGGATAGTGGAACTACATAGAGCTGTTCTGGTCCGTGAGAACCCGACAATTCTCGGAGTACAGGATTGGACGCACTGACACATCCGTTGAATGCATCCGGATGACAGGGTAACTCAGATAATCAAAAACCAGATGATTGTGAAAATGTTTGCTTTTTATGAGGATAGTCGTAGGTACGTGTACTATGCTGGTGGAAACTCTTGACAACTGTCTACAGCTTATCGCTGATCGATGCCAACGACGGGTCATCCAACAATTACGGCACGAGACCACTAGTAAAATGACAATCGACGACCTTGTAGACCGAATATACAGTGGCGAACTGAAGCTCGACGGCAACCGAGGTATGGACCGGGAACAACTTGCTATCCATTTATACCACACCTCATTGCCGAAGTTAGAAGATCACGGCGTCGTCAAACACGATCGCAGAAGCGGGACCGTCCGGTATCAGTCCAACGATCAGGTTGAGGCAGTTTTGGACTCACTGCCCGATGAAATGGCGGTGTCCAGCCTTTGAATACTGAGTAGCTTCCACTCGATTGACCCGCTATTACTCCCCGTCCGATCGT from Haloprofundus halobius includes:
- a CDS encoding DUF7344 domain-containing protein, translated to MLVETLDNCLQLIADRCQRRVIQQLRHETTSKMTIDDLVDRIYSGELKLDGNRGMDREQLAIHLYHTSLPKLEDHGVVKHDRRSGTVRYQSNDQVEAVLDSLPDEMAVSSL
- a CDS encoding DUF7539 family protein, with amino-acid sequence MAEFPDERQLVLRARSQLDQWTKSARREAYTELFEGDDPLLSPEEVQLLDALDSELERQGGDGVWGTDQYGIHTAGTSSSDTSLGVVCVYHPQITKDSVLRGRDGLDDETEERLNAALWKYSERVATLIEAKLDDFVRRTQS
- a CDS encoding AI-2E family transporter; amino-acid sequence: MTEQGDRQHWFSDHVVLSILAVVSGVLGLLFVFTQLQYILLAIVLAYVLAPAQRKLERHTSSAPAALILISLSVFVLFIPVAYLLTVAIQQGLGLLTALQEGGLSLDTVQDRIETIGYVIDLDLLYATYQEPIATGLQRLATGAVTVIGGLPGMLIGLTVTVFVLFALLRDGEQFVTWLQSIVPLSDHVERELIREPDALMWASVIGNVAVAGVQAVLLGIGLALVGMPGVVFLTVATFVLTLLPLVGAFGVWLPVSGYLLAIGRPTAAVLLFVYGSVVSASDIYLRPAIINRSGAINVATIVVGIFGGIVLFGAIGLFVGPVILGGSKVVLDLFAQERADSTVGR